A stretch of bacterium DNA encodes these proteins:
- the frr gene encoding ribosome recycling factor, translating into MSANTPEVIHQEAKEKMERGIEALKREFVTVRTGRASAAILDAVRVDYYGSQMPVNQVASVVIPDARTLEIKPWDVGTLAEIEKAILKANLGITPINDGKAIRLAFPPLTEERRKELAKQVHKMAEDMKIEIRNHRRKAMENLKILKKDKALSEDDEKTAETKIQKLTDEYISKIDQQTSHKEKELMEV; encoded by the coding sequence ATGTCCGCCAATACGCCTGAGGTAATTCATCAAGAAGCAAAAGAAAAAATGGAGCGTGGGATCGAGGCACTGAAACGCGAATTTGTCACGGTCCGGACCGGCCGGGCTTCAGCAGCGATCCTGGATGCTGTACGGGTTGATTACTATGGCAGCCAGATGCCGGTCAATCAGGTGGCATCCGTGGTGATACCGGATGCGCGTACGCTGGAGATTAAACCCTGGGATGTCGGAACACTGGCTGAGATCGAAAAAGCGATTTTAAAAGCCAATCTGGGGATTACCCCTATTAATGACGGGAAGGCCATTCGTCTGGCATTTCCACCCTTGACCGAGGAACGCCGCAAGGAGTTGGCCAAGCAGGTGCACAAAATGGCCGAGGACATGAAGATCGAAATTCGTAATCATCGTCGCAAAGCCATGGAAAATTTAAAAATACTTAAAAAAGATAAAGCGCTTAGCGAGGATGATGAAAAAACAGCCGAAACTAAAATTCAAAAATTGACCGATGAGTATATTTCCAAGATCGATCAGCAGACCAGTCATAAAGAAAAGGAATTGATGGAAGTATAG
- the pyrH gene encoding UMP kinase, protein MAAARKLKYKRVLLKLSGEALAGKQKMGLDHAVIQEISEQIKAVRKQGVQIALVLGGGNIMRGAAAEGLGMDRVTADHMGMLATVINSLAVQERLEKLGVPTRVQSAIGMQKVAEPYIRRKAIRHLEKGRVVIFAAGTGSPYFSTDTAATLRAIEINADVILKATNVGGVYSADPRKNKNADFFKELEYMEVIRRRLQVMDTTAITLCMENNLLLIVFELMKKDNIKNAVLGKRIGTLVH, encoded by the coding sequence ATGGCGGCTGCACGCAAGTTGAAATATAAACGTGTTTTGCTTAAACTTTCCGGGGAAGCATTGGCCGGAAAGCAGAAGATGGGGTTGGATCACGCTGTCATTCAAGAAATCAGCGAGCAGATTAAGGCCGTCCGAAAACAGGGTGTCCAGATCGCGTTGGTTTTAGGCGGCGGCAATATTATGCGGGGTGCAGCGGCCGAGGGCCTGGGCATGGATCGGGTGACCGCAGATCATATGGGTATGCTGGCAACGGTGATTAACTCACTGGCAGTTCAGGAACGCTTGGAAAAATTGGGTGTTCCGACCAGGGTGCAGTCGGCGATCGGGATGCAAAAAGTGGCGGAGCCCTATATCCGACGCAAGGCAATCCGGCATCTGGAAAAAGGCCGGGTGGTAATCTTTGCGGCAGGAACCGGGAGTCCTTATTTTTCGACGGATACGGCAGCAACGCTGCGGGCGATCGAGATCAATGCGGATGTGATTTTAAAGGCAACCAATGTCGGCGGTGTTTATTCGGCAGATCCCCGGAAAAATAAAAATGCTGACTTTTTCAAAGAACTTGAATATATGGAAGTGATTCGCCGCCGTTTGCAGGTGATGGATACCACGGCCATAACCTTGTGTATGGAAAATAATCTTCTGTTGATTGTTTTTGAGTTGATGAAGAAAGATAATATTAAAAATGCCGTACTGGGTAAACGCATCGGGACACTGGTGCATTAA
- the tsf gene encoding translation elongation factor Ts encodes MTISAAVVKELRDKTGVGMMECKTALKETEGDMEKAITYLREKGLASASKRAGRVAGEGIVTSYIHAGGSLGVLVEVNVETDFVAKTDEFQNLAKDIAMHIAASGPVYVKREDVPEETLQKEREIYKAQMAESKKPADIMEKIISGKLEKFYEEICLMEQVFVKDPDKKIHQLVAETVAKVGENIQIRRFTRFKVGEE; translated from the coding sequence ATGACAATATCAGCAGCAGTGGTGAAAGAATTACGGGATAAAACCGGCGTGGGCATGATGGAATGCAAAACCGCCTTAAAAGAAACTGAAGGTGATATGGAAAAGGCCATTACCTATCTACGTGAAAAAGGTTTGGCTTCCGCATCCAAGCGAGCCGGCCGTGTGGCAGGTGAGGGCATCGTTACTTCCTATATTCATGCCGGGGGCAGCTTGGGTGTGTTGGTGGAAGTAAATGTTGAGACCGATTTTGTGGCCAAGACCGATGAGTTTCAGAATCTGGCCAAGGACATTGCCATGCATATTGCGGCATCCGGACCGGTGTATGTAAAGCGCGAGGATGTGCCGGAAGAAACCTTGCAGAAAGAACGTGAGATCTATAAGGCCCAGATGGCTGAATCGAAGAAACCGGCGGATATTATGGAAAAAATAATTTCCGGAAAACTGGAAAAATTTTACGAGGAAATCTGTCTTATGGAACAAGTGTTTGTGAAGGACCCGGATAAAAAAATCCACCAATTGGTGGCTGAGACGGTTGCCAAGGTTGGTGAAAATATCCAGATTCGCAGGTTCACCCGCTTCAAAGTCGGCGAGGAATAA
- the rpsB gene encoding 30S ribosomal protein S2, giving the protein MVNISMKQLLEAGVHFGHQTRRWNPKMARYIYGERNGIYIIDLQKTVKKLKEAIRFVKELTASGKKIVFVGTKKQAKDSVSEEAKRCGMYYVNQRWLGGTLTNFQTIKKTIVRMKGIERMLEDGSMEKLPKKERVLASKELEKMERSLGGIKEMDNLPGAIFIVDTKKEHNAIAEGRKLGIPIVGIVDTNCDPDEVDYIIPGNDDAIRAVRLISSLMAESSLEGVEIRRLDEERKKKEAEAEAQAVNEGTDAAPAEAAASAEAAAPAAPAAVAPAVPVAPVAPAPAAPVAPAPATPVAPAAPEAEAPKAVE; this is encoded by the coding sequence ATGGTAAACATCTCAATGAAACAACTTTTGGAGGCCGGTGTTCACTTTGGTCACCAGACACGTCGTTGGAATCCCAAAATGGCGCGTTACATTTATGGAGAAAGAAATGGTATTTATATCATTGATCTCCAAAAAACCGTTAAAAAACTCAAGGAAGCCATTCGTTTTGTCAAGGAATTGACAGCCAGCGGCAAAAAGATTGTTTTTGTGGGTACGAAAAAACAGGCCAAGGACTCGGTTTCCGAAGAGGCCAAACGCTGCGGGATGTATTATGTGAATCAGCGCTGGTTGGGCGGTACTCTGACTAATTTTCAGACAATCAAGAAAACCATTGTACGTATGAAGGGAATCGAGCGCATGTTGGAAGACGGCTCGATGGAGAAACTGCCAAAGAAGGAACGTGTGCTGGCTTCCAAAGAATTGGAAAAAATGGAACGCTCATTGGGCGGCATCAAGGAGATGGACAACCTGCCGGGAGCGATCTTCATTGTGGATACCAAAAAGGAACACAATGCCATTGCAGAAGGGCGTAAATTGGGTATTCCAATTGTGGGTATTGTGGATACCAATTGTGATCCTGATGAAGTAGATTATATTATTCCGGGAAATGATGATGCAATTCGCGCTGTTCGTTTGATTTCAAGTCTGATGGCCGAGTCATCTCTGGAAGGTGTGGAAATTCGCCGTCTGGACGAAGAACGGAAAAAGAAGGAAGCTGAGGCGGAAGCGCAGGCAGTGAATGAAGGTACAGATGCCGCACCGGCTGAAGCGGCCGCATCGGCTGAAGCAGCCGCACCGGCAGCGCCTGCAGCAGTCGCACCGGCAGTACCGGTAGCGCCTGTAGCACCGGCACCGGCAGCGCCTGTAGCACCGGCACCGGCAACACCTGTAGCACCGGCAGCGCCTGAAGCAGAAGCGCCAAAAGCAGTGGAGTAA
- the argC gene encoding N-acetyl-gamma-glutamyl-phosphate reductase, giving the protein MTKVAIVGASGYTGAELVRLLAGHAEIEIQALTSESFAGQKLNALYPAMGACGDRILTKSAETDLSPENVDLVFLAVPHGESMKRVPELLKKKIKVIDLSGDFRFDDVAVYEQWYPQKHSAPEWIGKAVYGMPELFREKIKGASFVANPGCYVTATVLSLLPLVQSKLVDAQSLIVDAKSGISGAGRKLNSATQFNRISENVVPYKMAGLHQHTPEMEQTLSQASGQTVRITFSPHLVPAKRGIVSIGYGRLNKIITEEALHQMYQEKYKNEPFVRVLAPDAPWPDLSSAVGSNMCVIKAAVDSRTQTAVVCGAADNLIKGASGQAIQNMNLMLGLPEISGLSDSGLIP; this is encoded by the coding sequence ATGACAAAAGTTGCGATTGTTGGGGCCAGCGGATATACCGGTGCGGAATTGGTGCGGTTGTTGGCCGGACATGCTGAAATTGAGATTCAGGCGCTGACATCTGAATCCTTTGCCGGACAGAAACTCAATGCGCTTTATCCGGCAATGGGTGCTTGCGGTGACCGGATTTTAACCAAAAGTGCGGAAACCGATCTGTCTCCCGAAAATGTTGATCTGGTTTTTTTAGCAGTGCCGCATGGCGAATCCATGAAGCGGGTGCCGGAGCTTTTGAAGAAAAAGATTAAGGTTATTGATCTTTCCGGGGACTTTCGGTTTGATGATGTTGCAGTGTATGAACAGTGGTATCCGCAAAAACACAGCGCACCTGAATGGATTGGTAAAGCGGTCTACGGGATGCCTGAATTGTTCCGGGAAAAGATTAAAGGGGCTTCATTTGTTGCCAATCCGGGATGTTATGTTACTGCAACTGTTTTGTCGCTGTTGCCTTTGGTGCAAAGCAAACTGGTAGATGCGCAATCCCTGATTGTTGATGCCAAGTCCGGTATCAGCGGTGCAGGAAGAAAATTAAATTCTGCAACCCAGTTTAATCGGATATCAGAAAATGTTGTGCCCTACAAAATGGCAGGTCTGCATCAGCATACACCGGAAATGGAACAGACACTCAGCCAGGCAAGCGGACAAACGGTACGGATTACCTTTTCACCTCATCTGGTCCCGGCCAAACGGGGAATTGTTTCAATCGGATACGGCCGGTTGAATAAAATCATTACAGAGGAAGCGCTTCATCAGATGTATCAGGAAAAATATAAGAATGAACCCTTTGTCCGGGTCTTGGCACCGGATGCACCCTGGCCGGATCTGTCATCAGCCGTGGGCTCGAATATGTGTGTGATAAAAGCAGCAGTTGATTCCCGGACACAGACCGCGGTGGTCTGCGGCGCGGCGGACAATCTTATCAAAGGCGCATCAGGCCAGGCAATTCAAAATATGAATTTGATGCTGGGATTGCCTGAAATCAGCGGCCTTTCGGACAGCGGCCTGATTCCCTAA
- a CDS encoding peptidylprolyl isomerase — translation MKKKFRIILAVAAVVQLSTLSGMAADQAPPPKETISAASRVVPAGPPVVFNQVQIRVGNEIVSTVDIEEPLAKYREHFSTQYRGRELEAKMTEARKLHIARMIEGKLLLLEARSQEIEIDDALIEERVDKEIEQLRAQFPSYREFKMQLEKDHLTEADLRKQRMQSTRENLIRQRLLQSKLQEFKTGIEVSDERLKGFYKENISEFSRPDRARISQIFIKRPGKGLASGDFQAQDQVAKRKIQRVLAALKQGDAFASAAQRYSEHKITAEKGGDIGWIEEGDIGFPVFEKTVFKRLKIDQVSGILQTPKGYFVVKLIDKQTGGQMPFEEVRGSIRKKMMAESSDVRYKAWLESLKGKYKVVYAAKEKS, via the coding sequence AAGAGACCATTTCTGCCGCCAGCCGGGTTGTCCCGGCCGGTCCGCCGGTTGTTTTTAATCAGGTGCAAATCCGGGTGGGGAATGAGATTGTCAGTACAGTGGATATTGAGGAGCCGCTGGCAAAATATCGCGAACACTTCAGTACACAGTATCGCGGTCGGGAACTGGAAGCGAAAATGACGGAAGCGCGCAAACTCCATATTGCGCGTATGATTGAAGGGAAGTTGCTGCTTTTGGAAGCCCGGTCTCAGGAAATTGAGATTGACGATGCCCTGATTGAGGAACGGGTGGACAAAGAAATTGAACAGCTGCGGGCGCAGTTCCCCAGCTACCGTGAATTTAAAATGCAGTTGGAAAAAGATCACCTGACTGAAGCTGACTTGCGCAAGCAGCGGATGCAGAGTACCCGCGAAAATCTTATCCGGCAACGGTTGTTGCAGAGCAAGCTCCAGGAATTCAAGACCGGTATCGAGGTTTCGGATGAAAGACTGAAGGGGTTTTATAAAGAAAATATTTCTGAATTTTCCCGGCCTGATCGAGCCAGAATTAGTCAAATATTTATTAAACGTCCCGGCAAAGGACTTGCATCAGGAGATTTTCAAGCACAGGACCAGGTAGCAAAACGAAAAATCCAGCGTGTCCTGGCGGCACTCAAACAGGGGGATGCATTTGCATCTGCCGCTCAACGGTATTCGGAACATAAAATCACGGCGGAAAAGGGCGGTGATATCGGTTGGATTGAAGAGGGGGATATTGGCTTTCCGGTTTTTGAGAAAACAGTTTTTAAGCGTCTGAAAATTGATCAGGTTTCAGGGATTTTACAGACACCCAAAGGCTATTTTGTGGTCAAGTTGATTGACAAGCAGACCGGTGGTCAGATGCCGTTTGAGGAAGTGCGGGGGAGTATTCGTAAAAAAATGATGGCGGAAAGTTCTGATGTGCGGTACAAGGCCTGGCTGGAATCATTGAAGGGTAAATATAAAGTGGTGTATGCAGCCAAGGAAAAATCGTAA